From the Bombus huntii isolate Logan2020A unplaced genomic scaffold, iyBomHunt1.1 ctg00000052.1, whole genome shotgun sequence genome, the window ttattcgttatatattttttatttctattatactgGCTTTTTGTTGACGACTTGGCGAGTTCTTTCGGTTATGATTGGATACATTCGAACGGTTTTGGCTAGGAGGTGGAACCCCAGGCACCCCCTTGTACAGTAACAGCGACTGGCGCAAAGGCGAATAGCAAGAGGTTGGCGGTTAGTATTGAAAACCCAAGGATAGTGTCGGACATCAGAATAAGTGACAACGTCACCATATCGGTTGCACCGAAGACTAGGGGAGACGAGGAAGGTGATCCCTTTAAGCCTAGTAGGAAAATTCAGAGGAGTCCCACGATTGGTGGTAGGCCCGATATTGAAGTAGCAGAAGAATCGGTGGTGTACCGAAACTGGATTGAAATTAGCTCAAGACAAGACGGAGGTGATTCTACTTACCGGAAATCGTATCACAAGGTCAAGGACGTCAATATGGGCAAGTACCTGTTGATGACTAAATAGAAGGTTAGGTATCTTGGGGTGCAATAGgacaataatagaaaattctcaTTACATCTAGGAAAGGTGTGTGTCATGGTTGATACCCTAATAGGAGCGATTAGgatgtcgtgtaaaattaaggtaaaaataaggaacttgttaatttccgaaaaggagattgttctttttattttttactcaatttatacaattttttcggttcgcgatgatacactttcgatacttggattagttaagaatttttttattagactgactgaatgattttgaagggagcatttatattcttccaatcgttggagtgggagaaggttttgtttatacttagtgtaaaattcggagaacggctgaagtgatcgaatgccactcaggcggctgagaacgggtgctgaccggacggtcacacgcgataaagcgttcggaatttcggtttgttatatacagttgctcgaatttcgtctgtgacattCCCCCCTTCTTAGATTGAACTTGATCCCTCAAGTTTTCTTCAGAAGACTTTTGTGGAATCGGACTTGACGTGGCTTGAAAATTACAGCTGATTCCTCCTCTTCATCTGAGTGGTATGTGTTGGTTGGAATATAGATGTTGGGTGTTGAGCCCAGGGTGAGTGGTACTGGTGGGGCTGTCGCATTGTGGCTGTTGATTACAGTTTCATTTCGgcagcaaaataaattgatacattATTTGTTCGGTATACATTTCCTGATGCATTTGAATACCCctattttgtttaatccatatatacCTAGTATGCCTAATGCTATGTACCCTAATATCTGGAGCGTGGTTAGTCCCcaatactgtatatttttaattctgtgtTCGAAATTAAGAGTTTCTATCTCGTCGCctattttatcgatcgttgttttatagccttgtaaattatctattattttcggTGCTCGCTGGAGTTTATCTAACAGATGAGTGAaactatcgtttgttttgaGCGCTAGGGTTTTTGTTTTGATTTCGTATATGACttcgttttttgtttcgcCTATACGCATGTGTTCGTCTTTGTACAATAAATCGCAAGAAGTGTTAGCTCTTATGATGGAAGGCTTGTCAAGTTTTTGTAAGGTATGTTTCGTTTGGCAAATTGTGTCTATTTCTATCGGATTTGCTGGTATCGCAATGTAACAGTTGCTAGTTTTGAGCGGTATAAAGCTAATGTCTTCAATCTTaagtacagttatttgacaatGTTCAATGTgtggtttgaaatttattatttcgctgCGACAATCGGTTCTTGAATTTCTCTCATGGATTGGTAGTGTTTGTTTGCATATAGTGGTTCCGGCTCGATTCTTAcaaagtttgttgaaatactcgatatcagcgtttataaatgaaagacCTGAAGTTAAATACATCTGATGTTCGACTACTGGAGCCAAAAATACTCCATTTCTTTTACTCGGCATaggatatacttgtaatatgtTCCATTCTGTGTTAGAGACTAAAGGTActatgattttgaaaaatattttgtcatcTATTGTGAAGATTTTAAGATCACCGATGTCGAgtatgaattgaaaatgttcgGTTTTGGCAGAAATCGCGGTGTTGTACATCTGGCTACCTATTGCCTTGGcgtaattttctatgaattcaTTGGGGTCAAGTATTTGTGGACTAATTATTCCTTGTTTGCCTAATATCATGACGTTAACTATTTCATCTAATTGGAAGTGTAAAGTTTGCATCGCGGTGCCGACTTTCATGATTATCTTAAGCATAGATCTATCGATATTTGCCTGctgttgtaattttaatatatcactATATGATCTCTCTAAGTGGTTTAGGTTTTCtgagtttacaatttttctaataagtgcTGTTTAATTAGCTATTATggtcttgattttattattatcatcgaatagtttgtccatatttttgtttatgagCGTAAGATCATCATCGTCGAGAGTCCCGAACAGACTTTTCGATACGGAACCTATGATGTTAAGCAGACCTCGTGTGCTCCGGGTATGTGTTAACGCTTTCAAGTGTTTTGCGAGTTGTTTTAGGTTATTGATGCGATTTTGTAATCCGCCTAACTCTTCGACGTATTGTTTGCTGATTGCACGTGAGtctattgttaatttatatgattcTATTGCGCTTATCTGTTCGTATATGTCGCTAGTGTCTAATCCTACTATTACATTGGCAGTGTCGCtgtataaatatccttttCCTATGTTTTCTACGAATACAGAGTTTCCTTCTAAtggtgtaatatttatttgcgcgGATACTATTCCGGCAAAGAGGAGCGTCgacctggaaagtaaggttttaAACGATTACCGTGTATCTTTTTGTCTTGAATCAGATAGTATGGAGTACATACCTTATCAATCGTGTACGGTCCTAACCATTCCACATCAAGTTTATgccttttatgatcgttatgtattaaaacggagtctccttctttgaaaactgattgaggttttataattttacgtttttgaTCGCGCTGATATCGCTGTTTACTTTTGATCAATGTTTCGCGAGCGTGTCGGAGTCTAGAGTCCCATTCCTTTTTGCGGAACGTGACTTCGTCTGCGTATGTGCGTTGGGGATTCTTGGATATTGTGGAGGGAAGATTGGCTTGGTGTCCGAATGTGAGTTCGAATGGCGTGTAACCAGTAGAGTCGTGTATCATTGTGTTATATGCAAGGCATACAAAGTTAAGTTGATCGTCCCATTCTTCATCCGAATTTCGCTGCATCGATTTTAACATGTCTGTTATTACTGCGTGTGTCCGTTCTAACGATCCGTTATTTTGTGGGTGGAAGGATGtcgttttgatatgtttgattttgaacGCGTCTTCGTACTGTTGCATTaaactagatataaaattctgtccgcggtcagttaatatcttttttggagcggaaaagatgtaaatgtaatgattCAAGAGTGCGTTCCAAATTGTTTCCGTTTGCTGAGTTTTTAGTGGTACGAGTATTAAGTATTTTGTCAATTCGTCATGTATGGATAGAATGTACTGATTGccttttttcgtctttttcagTGGGCCTAATAAGTCCAtagcaattttatcgtttggttCGAGGGGTGTGTCGGTGATACAAGGTTCTTCGCGCGGTCTGATACGTGTAGTTTTAGATGTTTGGCAGGTGTCGCATGATTCTATATGTTGTTGTATGCGTTTCATCAAATCTGGTACTCTGTGCCGTTCACGAATGCGGTCGTATGTCTTTTGTATATCGGGGTGTCCTActaaatcgtgattttctttcaataattcgtctatttcttcgtcgctatatgtttgaattggttcccatgcaaaatttaattcttttacagTGTCGTTcaggaataataaaatttgtttgatcgCGTTCTTTTCGGTCTCTGTGAAACTGTCGTCGCCTATACCtatcttttcgtttatatgaataatttcgtttaatttagttaaccaTTCGATTCTGTCGTAATTTCCTAGCTCTGTTTTGGATAATTGATAGAAAGATTTACGGTTCGGAgtcattttgagaattttgggtAACGCGTCGGTAGATTTTTCCCAatcgtgatattttttatcgagttctATGTTCAAATTTTCGAGTCGTCTGGTCAGAACATGTATTCTAGATAGTGCGTCGGCTGCAgtattatcttttcctttcgtgtATTCTATGTCGTATTCGTATTCTTCTAGTTTTAGTCGCCATCTCGTCAAGCGTGATGAGGGGTCTTTGCAATTCTGTAACCATTTTAGTGCTTGGTGATCGGTTCGGATGAGGAATTTCTGTCCTAACAGATATTGTCGGAGGCGTTTCACGGCCCATACTATTACTAAAAGTTCTTTTTCTGTAGTGGAATAATTTCGTTCCGGTGGGTTTAGAGTTCGCGAGATATAACAACATGTATGTCCGTCCTGTGATAAGATTGCACCTATACCTTCGTTACTGGCGTCAGTCGTTAATGTGAATGGTTTCGCAAAGTCTGGGAATTTTAGTACGGGTGATGAacagagtttgtcttttaatGTCTGGAATGCTTCCTGGGT encodes:
- the LOC126875713 gene encoding uncharacterized protein LOC126875713, with the protein product MQEVEPQAPPCTVTATGAKANSKRLAVSIENPRIVSDIRISDNVTISVAPKTRGDEEGDPFKPSRKIQRSPTIGGRPDIEVAEESVVYRNWIEISSRQDGGDSTYRKSYHKVKDVNMGKYLLMTK